Proteins encoded by one window of Chryseobacterium foetidum:
- a CDS encoding Na+/H+ antiporter — translation MHTLLPFFLAMIAIIVLLNMWATKLRIAYPILLVVGGLAISFIPGLPVVKIDPDLIFFIFLPPLLFEAAWTISFKEMKKWWRIIGSFAFLVVFFTAFAVALATNYFIPGFTIALGFLLGGIVSPPDAVSTGAIMKFVKIPKSTSAILEGESLLNDASSLIIFRFALVAVGTGQFIWQEASLSFLWMVIGGAAIGLVIAWLFVQAHKLLPTDAPSDIALTLIEPYLMYWIAEQVHSSGVMAVVCGGLYMSSKRLIFLNSASRIRGYSVWESFVFILNGIVFLIIGLELPEIVDGIRAEGIPLRTAIGYGIVVTGILIASRVVSSYAALVATLIFRPGVAPRARSNKMRFLMPLLLGWTGMRGVVSLAAALAIPVTLSNGEPFPHRNLILFITFVVILLTLLVQGLTLPVFIKRMKFFDELIIDENEESTKLQMKQGLKKHVYEVLKDKYENKYQGNLMIEKLLKQWEERAKATDDSWMNNETKQIFVEILESQREYLTELNQDPAINEEIIRHQLYQIDLEEERLKII, via the coding sequence ATGCACACCCTTCTTCCATTTTTTCTGGCCATGATCGCCATCATCGTACTGCTCAATATGTGGGCAACAAAACTCAGGATTGCATATCCTATTTTGCTCGTAGTTGGTGGTTTAGCCATCAGTTTTATTCCCGGCTTACCGGTCGTAAAGATTGATCCGGATCTGATTTTCTTTATTTTTCTTCCCCCATTACTTTTTGAAGCAGCATGGACGATTTCGTTTAAAGAAATGAAAAAATGGTGGCGAATCATTGGAAGTTTTGCATTTCTCGTCGTATTTTTTACTGCTTTTGCAGTCGCTTTGGCTACCAATTATTTCATTCCGGGATTTACGATTGCATTAGGCTTTCTTCTGGGCGGAATCGTTTCTCCTCCCGATGCGGTGAGCACCGGAGCAATTATGAAATTTGTGAAAATTCCAAAATCAACTTCTGCAATTCTGGAAGGCGAAAGTTTGTTGAATGATGCATCATCATTGATCATTTTCAGATTTGCATTAGTCGCTGTAGGTACCGGACAATTCATCTGGCAGGAAGCATCTTTGAGTTTTTTGTGGATGGTGATCGGTGGCGCTGCAATAGGTTTGGTCATTGCATGGTTGTTCGTTCAGGCACACAAACTTTTGCCGACAGACGCGCCTTCAGATATCGCCTTAACTTTAATTGAACCGTATCTAATGTACTGGATTGCCGAGCAGGTGCACAGTTCGGGAGTGATGGCAGTCGTTTGTGGTGGATTATATATGTCTTCAAAACGTTTGATTTTCCTCAACAGCGCAAGCCGAATACGTGGATACAGCGTTTGGGAAAGTTTTGTATTTATTTTAAATGGAATCGTTTTTCTTATTATCGGTCTGGAACTTCCGGAAATTGTAGATGGTATCCGTGCTGAAGGAATTCCACTCAGAACGGCAATTGGATATGGAATTGTAGTGACAGGAATTTTAATAGCTTCGAGAGTGGTGAGTTCTTATGCCGCTTTGGTTGCTACTCTGATTTTCCGACCAGGCGTTGCACCAAGAGCAAGATCAAACAAAATGCGTTTCTTAATGCCTTTACTTCTCGGCTGGACGGGAATGAGAGGCGTAGTTTCTCTGGCCGCAGCTTTGGCAATTCCTGTGACTTTGAGTAATGGAGAGCCATTTCCACACCGGAATTTAATTTTATTTATCACTTTTGTCGTGATTTTATTAACGCTTTTGGTTCAGGGATTAACGCTTCCGGTTTTCATTAAAAGAATGAAATTTTTTGATGAATTAATTATCGATGAAAACGAAGAATCCACCAAACTTCAAATGAAGCAGGGTTTAAAAAAGCACGTTTACGAAGTGCTGAAAGATAAATACGAAAATAAATATCAGGGAAATCTGATGATTGAGAAACTCCTGAAACAGTGGGAAGAACGCGCCAAAGCTACCGACGACAGCTGGATGAACAACGAAACCAAACAGATCTTCGTAGAAATCCTTGAAAGCCAACGCGAATATCTTACGGAGCTCAATCAGGATCCTGCAATCAATGAAGAAATCATCAGACATCAGCTGTATCAGATTGATCTGGAAGAGGAAAGGCTTAAAATTATTTAA
- a CDS encoding bestrophin family protein produces the protein MLVRKSFTVKGIFEFAGHHLWWLVAYMLIVAILYQLVGWHWISIPWLPVSLVGTAVAFYVGFKNNQSYDRVWEARKIWGAIVNSSRSWGVMVNSYVKNGQYSDEEIKRIKTNLIYRHIAWLYTFREQLLVPTQWEHVSLNHHFARIATRRRDNFGVGQFQDYLNEKQQQNYFANEKDWETAANKATQIINLQSQDLALLEEREILHMRRQLDLQTILNDFYDHQGRAERIKKFPLPRQYANLSFIFNCIFIFLLPLGIVAEFAKLGEAGVWLMIPFGTIVGWIYVVMELIGDYSENPFEGLGTDIPMLSICRTIEIDLLQILGETDLPKPIEPVNDVLM, from the coding sequence ATGTTAGTCAGAAAGAGTTTCACTGTAAAAGGGATTTTTGAATTTGCAGGCCATCATCTCTGGTGGCTCGTTGCATATATGCTGATTGTGGCGATTTTGTATCAGTTGGTCGGCTGGCACTGGATTTCAATTCCCTGGTTGCCGGTTTCGCTGGTGGGAACGGCCGTGGCGTTTTATGTGGGATTCAAAAACAATCAAAGTTATGACCGGGTATGGGAAGCCAGAAAAATCTGGGGAGCCATCGTCAACAGCAGCCGGAGCTGGGGCGTGATGGTTAATTCTTATGTGAAAAACGGACAGTATTCTGATGAGGAAATCAAGAGAATAAAAACCAATCTCATTTACCGGCATATCGCATGGCTCTACACATTTCGGGAGCAGTTGCTTGTTCCTACGCAATGGGAACATGTGAGCCTGAATCATCATTTTGCGAGAATTGCCACAAGACGGAGAGATAATTTTGGTGTCGGTCAGTTTCAGGATTATCTGAATGAAAAACAGCAACAAAACTATTTTGCAAACGAAAAAGACTGGGAAACTGCTGCCAACAAAGCTACGCAAATCATCAATCTGCAGTCTCAGGATTTGGCGTTGCTTGAAGAACGGGAAATTTTACACATGAGACGTCAGCTGGATCTGCAAACCATTCTGAACGATTTTTACGACCATCAGGGCAGGGCAGAACGCATCAAGAAGTTTCCTCTGCCACGTCAGTATGCCAATTTAAGTTTTATTTTCAACTGTATTTTTATTTTTCTTCTACCTCTGGGAATTGTTGCCGAGTTTGCAAAATTAGGTGAGGCCGGAGTTTGGCTGATGATTCCTTTCGGAACGATCGTCGGATGGATTTATGTCGTAATGGAGCTGATTGGCGACTATTCCGAAAATCCTTTTGAGGGATTGGGTACAGATATTCCTATGCTCTCCATCTGCAGAACTATTGAGATCGATCTGCTTCAGATTTTGGGCGAAACTGATTTGCCAAAACCGATTGAACCTGTGAACGATGTTTTGATGTAA
- the mnmE gene encoding tRNA uridine-5-carboxymethylaminomethyl(34) synthesis GTPase MnmE → MNHDTICALATANGIGAIGIIRISGEQSFEIVNRVFQGKNLEKANSHTVHYGFIVDGKREDGSGEMEDGRRKVVSEKVSGSAFSFESSDSPGQSIENGNQVSDLAENNIQLPTSSFQPETIDEVMVSVFKGPKTFTAEDSVEISFHGSPHIAKKILEVLIKNGARMAKAGEFTMRAFMNGRIDLSQAESIADLIASENEASRKVALNQLKGGITNEISILRTDLLNFTSLIELELDFAEEDVEFADRAALTASLNRTEVKLRSLIDSFQYGNAIKNGVDVAIIGKPNAGKSTLLNALLKEERAIVSEIAGTTRDTIEEVLHIKGTAFRFIDTAGIRETTDVIEEIGVKKAKEKIETAKILLYLYDEFDSQPEEVFDFIKEFYRDDLKVILLHNKIDLQETASVNEFDAKLKEQLFPNYTSQIIGISAKNKTGIDELKSELADYIQNLETQESTIITNQRHYEALQRSLESVKKVEDAISGRISTELLAYELRYALEYLGEISGEFTNDEVLGNIFSKFCIGK, encoded by the coding sequence ATGAATCACGACACAATCTGCGCTCTTGCCACAGCCAACGGAATCGGAGCCATCGGAATTATCAGAATTTCGGGCGAACAGTCTTTTGAAATTGTAAACAGGGTTTTTCAGGGGAAAAATCTTGAAAAAGCCAATTCGCATACGGTGCATTATGGGTTTATTGTGGATGGGAAGAGGGAAGATGGAAGTGGGGAGATGGAAGATGGAAGACGGAAGGTAGTAAGCGAAAAAGTTTCGGGATCTGCGTTTTCATTTGAAAGTTCAGATTCTCCGGGTCAAAGTATTGAGAATGGAAACCAAGTTTCGGATTTAGCGGAGAATAACATCCAGCTTCCAACTTCCAGCTTCCAGCCGGAAACGATTGATGAAGTTATGGTTTCTGTTTTTAAAGGTCCGAAAACTTTTACGGCGGAAGATTCTGTGGAAATTTCTTTTCACGGTTCGCCGCATATTGCGAAGAAAATTCTTGAAGTTCTGATTAAAAACGGGGCAAGAATGGCAAAAGCAGGGGAGTTTACGATGCGTGCCTTTATGAACGGAAGAATTGATTTGAGTCAGGCTGAATCGATTGCTGATTTGATTGCTTCTGAAAATGAGGCATCAAGAAAAGTAGCTTTGAACCAATTGAAAGGTGGAATTACCAATGAAATTTCTATTCTGAGAACAGATTTGCTGAATTTCACCTCGTTGATAGAGTTGGAACTTGATTTTGCAGAAGAAGATGTGGAATTCGCCGACAGAGCAGCTTTGACAGCCTCATTGAACAGAACGGAAGTAAAACTGCGGTCGCTGATTGACAGTTTTCAATATGGAAATGCAATTAAAAATGGTGTGGATGTCGCCATTATCGGAAAGCCAAATGCCGGAAAATCGACGTTGCTGAACGCTTTGCTGAAAGAAGAACGTGCGATTGTTTCGGAAATTGCGGGCACGACCCGTGATACGATTGAGGAAGTTTTGCATATCAAAGGAACGGCTTTTCGATTTATCGATACTGCGGGAATTCGTGAAACGACAGATGTTATTGAGGAAATCGGCGTAAAAAAAGCGAAGGAGAAAATTGAAACGGCAAAAATTCTTCTGTACTTATATGATGAATTCGACTCTCAACCTGAAGAAGTGTTTGATTTTATCAAAGAATTTTACCGTGATGATTTGAAGGTGATTCTTCTTCATAATAAAATTGATTTGCAGGAAACTGCTTCTGTAAATGAGTTTGACGCAAAATTAAAAGAACAGTTATTTCCGAATTATACTTCCCAAATCATCGGGATTTCGGCAAAAAACAAAACAGGAATTGATGAGTTGAAATCTGAACTTGCCGACTATATCCAAAATCTTGAAACGCAGGAAAGTACCATCATCACAAACCAGCGTCACTATGAAGCTTTGCAGAGATCTCTGGAATCTGTGAAGAAAGTTGAAGATGCCATCTCAGGAAGAATTTCAACAGAACTTTTGGCGTATGAACTTCGCTATGCTTTGGAATATTTGGGTGAAATTTCTGGTGAGTTTACCAATGATGAGGTGTTGGGGAATATTTTTTCTAAGTTTTGTATCGGAAAATAA